DNA from Nitrospina gracilis Nb-211:
GACCAGGATTACCAGGAAGCGATCATGCAGGCTGGATACACGGGTCGGTCGTCGCATTCGGAGATCACCATCATCACCCAGTTCTCCGGCCTTGCGTTTGACAAGAAGGGCAATTTGTTTGTTTCCGACCGTATCAACCACCAGATCCGCAAGGTGACGCCCGATGGCAAAATCGTCACCATCGCCGGCAATGGCAGTTCCGATTACACCGGCGATGGCGGCCCTGCCAAGGACGCGTCCTTCCGCGATCCGCAGTCTCTGACCATGGATAAAGAAGGCAACCTTTATATCGGCGACACCGCCAACAATGTGGTCCGCAAGATCGACAAGAACGGCATCGTCACCACCTTCGCCGGCAACGGCAGCCACGAGTACAGCGGCAACGGTGGTCCTGCCCTGAAAGCCGGGTTCAAGATGATCGGCGACATCAAGTTCAGCCCCTCCGGCGAACTCTATATCGTCGAAACCAACAACAACACGGTCCGCAAGATCACCCGCGATGGCATCGTCGAACACGTTGCCGGACGTCCGGGTGTGGCGGGATTGTTCGGCGACGGCGGCCCGGCCAAGGAGGCCATGCTCAAGCAACCGGCATGCATCGACTTCGATTCCAAGGGCAACCTGTACATCACCGACATGGGCAACAACCGCATCCGCAAGGTGGATACCAATGGCATCATCACCACCCTTGCGGGACGCGGCAGTTACGGCTGGGGATATGAAGGGGAAGAGGTGAACATCTATTTCCAGAATTTTCCGTGACGCCCACCGCACCCCGGTGACGGGATGCGGGTGAACGAATCCAATCATTCACGAAACCTGAAAAAAGACTACTTGGGAGACATTTCTCATGAAACGATACAATCGCCTTCTGCCCTTTCTGGTTGCAGGGATTTTCTGGATCGTGGCCGCCGGACAGGCGTTCGCGGCGGATACCGACGCTCTGGTCAACGTGCTCAAAAAGATGGACCAGATGGTCTGCAGCAAGCCCCGGCAGATCTTCGACTTCTATTCGCCGGATATGGTCATCATCAACGACGACAAACGCATCCTGCCTGAAAACCGTATCAAGGATTACGAGGTCATGATCTCGGAACTCCAGGGGCTGAAATGCGAACAGAACCGCACCGTGCTGGCGGGCAACGTCGGCGACAAAGTCGGATTCCTGCTGGTGGACGAGTTGATCAGCGTCACGTCCCGGCTCAGCACGGACGAACGCCAGCACAGCGTTTGCACCTACGTGTTCAGTAAAAACAGCGGGCAGTGGAAGATCACCCACGAACACTGCTCCAGCCTGCCGGACTACACCATTGTTCCCGGCGACGACGCGTTGTATTATTTTCACAACCCGGTGTACTGACGGAGGTTCCGTACGGGCGGCCCGGCGGAAATTTACGGGGCGCCCGTACGGAATCTCCGGCGGGAGCACGTCATGACCGGTTCACCCCACACCCTGTCCCCGCAGGGGGCCGTGTCCTCCGCGGAAGGGGTCCACTTCGCTCTGTACTCGGAACACGCCACTCAGGTGGAGTTGTGCCTGTTTGAATCGAACAAAACCTCCGCCGAAACCCGCCGCCTGCCCATGGACCGCGGACCGGGTCACCTCTGGACCCATTGGGTTGCGGATTTGAAACCGGGCTGTCTGTACGGCTTTCGTGTGTTCGGCCCCTACGCGCCGGGAAAAGGCCACCGTTTCAATCCCTCGAAGGTGCTGGCCGATCCCTACGGCCGTCTACTGGGACGCACTCCCAAATGGAACCGGCGTTGGCATAGCCTGCCCCCCGACCTGAAAGAAGAATCCGAATCCAGAACACGGCCCGACGGCGCCGACAATGCCTTCTGCGCCCCGCTGTGCCGGGTGGTGGACCCGGCCTTTGACTGGCAGGGCGACCAACCGCCCAACACCTCCTGGACGGAGACCCTCATCTACGAAACCCATGTCAAAGGCTTCAC
Protein-coding regions in this window:
- a CDS encoding nuclear transport factor 2 family protein, which translates into the protein MKRYNRLLPFLVAGIFWIVAAGQAFAADTDALVNVLKKMDQMVCSKPRQIFDFYSPDMVIINDDKRILPENRIKDYEVMISELQGLKCEQNRTVLAGNVGDKVGFLLVDELISVTSRLSTDERQHSVCTYVFSKNSGQWKITHEHCSSLPDYTIVPGDDALYYFHNPVY